In the genome of Carnobacterium pleistocenium FTR1, one region contains:
- the fabF gene encoding beta-ketoacyl-ACP synthase II: MNNRVVITGMGAVTPLGNTVDEFWDGLKAGKNGIAPITKFDASETGITVAGELKDFDATKYMQRKISKRMDEFSRYGVAAAVQAFEESGIDREKTDMNRFGVIVGSGIGGLNAMQDQIIKMNTKGPQRVAPFFVPMAIGNMAAGNISIAIGTKGINTSIVTACASGNNSIGEAYRNIKHGYSDVILAGGSEGTINEIGISGFAALTALSTSTDPDRASIPFDKERNGFVMGEGAGVLMMESLDHALDRNATIYAEIVGYGSTGDGYHMTSPTPDGSGAGRAMQDAMAEAGITPADVGYINAHGTSTGANDSAETMAIKYAFGEEAKNVAISSTKSMTGHLLGAAGAIEAVACIKALQEGFLPPTIGLQVPDEACDLDYIPNVGRKADIQYTLNNSLGFGGHNAVTCFKKWEGQ, encoded by the coding sequence ATGAATAATCGTGTAGTAATTACTGGAATGGGTGCTGTTACACCTTTAGGAAACACAGTAGATGAATTTTGGGATGGACTTAAAGCTGGGAAAAACGGCATTGCTCCTATCACAAAATTTGATGCATCAGAAACAGGTATTACAGTTGCAGGTGAATTGAAAGATTTTGATGCAACAAAGTATATGCAACGTAAAATTTCAAAAAGAATGGATGAATTTTCTAGATATGGTGTAGCTGCAGCTGTTCAAGCATTTGAAGAGAGCGGTATTGATCGCGAAAAAACAGACATGAATCGTTTTGGGGTTATTGTTGGTTCGGGTATTGGCGGTTTGAACGCTATGCAAGACCAAATTATTAAAATGAATACAAAAGGACCACAACGTGTTGCACCTTTCTTTGTTCCTATGGCAATTGGAAATATGGCCGCTGGAAATATTTCGATTGCAATAGGCACGAAAGGAATCAATACTTCTATTGTAACGGCTTGTGCTTCTGGAAATAATTCTATTGGTGAAGCTTACCGCAATATCAAACACGGTTACTCAGATGTTATTCTAGCAGGGGGATCAGAAGGAACAATCAATGAAATCGGTATTTCTGGTTTTGCTGCCTTAACTGCTCTATCAACAAGTACCGATCCAGATCGTGCTTCGATTCCTTTTGATAAAGAACGTAATGGATTTGTAATGGGTGAAGGTGCTGGCGTATTGATGATGGAAAGTTTGGATCATGCATTAGATCGTAATGCAACAATTTATGCTGAAATCGTAGGATATGGTTCAACTGGAGACGGGTACCATATGACTTCTCCAACACCAGACGGAAGCGGAGCTGGACGTGCGATGCAAGATGCAATGGCTGAAGCCGGTATTACACCAGCGGATGTTGGTTACATCAATGCCCACGGAACAAGTACAGGGGCTAACGATTCAGCCGAAACAATGGCGATCAAATATGCTTTTGGCGAAGAAGCAAAAAATGTTGCCATTTCAAGTACAAAGAGTATGACCGGCCACTTATTAGGTGCTGCAGGAGCTATTGAAGCTGTAGCTTGTATAAAAGCTCTTCAAGAAGGTTTTTTACCACCAACAATCGGACTTCAAGTACCTGATGAAGCTTGCGATTTAGATTACATTCCTAACGTTGGACGCAAAGCAGATATTCAATACACATTAAACAATTCTTTAGGCTTTGGCGGACACAACGCTGTAACCTGCTTTAAGAAATGGGAGGGGCAGTAA
- the accB gene encoding acetyl-CoA carboxylase biotin carboxyl carrier protein, with the protein MDFDQVKEILELVDKSELTEFDLQMDNVTLRMSKNTSTHPLSNQTVLTDQETRFNDPVRKRNIQHTSPIFEESPISAPLAEIVAEGEMIYSPIVGIVYTAPSPDQPAFKKVGDKVTIGETLCIIEAMKLMNEIKSEVDGTITEILIEDEQVVEFNQPLFRIA; encoded by the coding sequence ATGGATTTTGATCAAGTTAAGGAAATTCTCGAATTAGTTGATAAATCAGAATTAACTGAATTTGATTTGCAAATGGATAATGTAACATTACGTATGAGTAAAAATACGTCTACTCATCCATTAAGCAATCAAACGGTTCTTACTGATCAAGAAACACGATTTAATGACCCAGTACGCAAGAGAAATATCCAACACACTTCTCCTATTTTTGAAGAATCGCCTATTTCAGCACCCCTTGCTGAAATAGTTGCCGAGGGAGAAATGATTTATTCTCCTATCGTAGGTATCGTTTATACGGCACCGTCACCAGATCAGCCTGCTTTTAAAAAAGTCGGCGATAAGGTAACGATAGGTGAGACCCTTTGCATTATTGAAGCAATGAAATTAATGAACGAAATCAAAAGCGAAGTAGATGGAACAATTACTGAGATACTAATAGAAGATGAACAAGTTGTTGAATTCAATCAACCATTGTTCAGAATTGCCTAG
- the fabZ gene encoding 3-hydroxyacyl-ACP dehydratase FabZ — MTTMNIKEIQDLIPNRYPIYFIDRVDEMIPGEHVLALKNVTINEEIFQGHFPGEPVLPGVYILEALAQAGSIPLLTLDRFKGQTAYLGGMNKVKFRKKVVPGDQLMLQVDIIKLKEYAGIGKAVAYVDGKKVCEAELTFIIGR; from the coding sequence ATGACAACCATGAATATTAAAGAAATCCAAGATTTGATCCCGAATCGTTACCCAATTTATTTTATTGACCGTGTGGATGAAATGATTCCCGGAGAACATGTTTTAGCTCTTAAAAATGTGACCATCAATGAAGAAATCTTTCAAGGCCATTTTCCCGGAGAACCTGTATTGCCAGGTGTCTATATTTTAGAAGCTCTTGCTCAAGCAGGATCGATTCCATTATTGACCTTAGACCGCTTCAAAGGTCAAACGGCTTACTTAGGTGGAATGAATAAAGTTAAATTCCGTAAAAAAGTTGTTCCTGGTGATCAATTGATGTTACAAGTCGACATTATTAAATTAAAAGAATACGCTGGTATCGGAAAAGCTGTAGCATACGTAGATGGCAAAAAAGTTTGCGAAGCTGAATTAACGTTCATTATTGGAAGATAA
- a CDS encoding acetyl-CoA carboxylase biotin carboxylase subunit, whose amino-acid sequence MFKKILIANRGEIAVRIIRACREMGIQTVAVYSEADRDALHMQLADEAICIGPAKAADSYLNMQSILSAAVVTNAQAIHPGFGFLSENSTFATMCKEMNVTFIGPDAETIDQLGNKANARALMIEANVPVIPGSEGFITDTNEAKQLADRLGYPVMVKAAAGGGGKGMRKVLRSEELVTAFNNAKNEAKAAFGDDQMYMEKIIEHARHIEVQLLGDHYGNVIHLGERDCSLQRNNQKVIEESPSVAINDEQRKKLGETAVRAAKSVGYKNAGTIEFLLDQNGEFYFMEMNTRIQVEHPVTEMATEIDIVKEQLMIASGAELSIKQSDVRLTGHTIECRINAENPAFNFAPSPGTIQYLMMPSGGNGLRVDSAMFAGADIPPYYDAMIAKIITKGANRTEAIAKMQRALGEMVIDGIISNQFFQEDLLMDQRFVNGEYDTSFLQDVFLKEWEPRIE is encoded by the coding sequence ATGTTTAAAAAAATATTGATCGCCAATCGAGGAGAAATCGCTGTTCGCATTATTCGCGCTTGTCGCGAAATGGGAATTCAAACAGTTGCTGTTTATTCTGAAGCAGATCGAGATGCTTTGCACATGCAGTTAGCAGACGAAGCCATTTGTATTGGCCCGGCAAAAGCAGCTGATTCTTATTTGAATATGCAAAGTATTTTAAGTGCTGCTGTTGTGACAAACGCTCAAGCTATTCATCCAGGTTTTGGTTTCTTATCTGAAAACAGTACATTTGCGACCATGTGTAAAGAAATGAACGTTACATTCATTGGGCCAGATGCAGAAACTATTGACCAACTGGGAAATAAAGCGAATGCGCGAGCTCTTATGATTGAAGCGAACGTACCTGTTATTCCAGGAAGTGAAGGTTTTATTACCGATACTAATGAAGCTAAACAACTGGCAGATCGATTAGGTTACCCCGTAATGGTGAAAGCTGCTGCTGGTGGTGGCGGAAAAGGTATGCGAAAAGTGCTTAGAAGCGAAGAGTTAGTAACAGCTTTCAATAATGCCAAAAACGAAGCTAAAGCTGCTTTTGGCGATGATCAAATGTATATGGAAAAAATCATTGAACATGCACGTCATATTGAGGTACAATTACTAGGTGACCATTACGGAAATGTCATTCATCTGGGCGAACGCGATTGTTCTTTGCAACGCAACAATCAAAAGGTGATTGAAGAGTCACCTTCTGTTGCGATTAATGACGAACAACGAAAGAAGCTTGGAGAAACGGCTGTACGTGCTGCAAAGTCAGTTGGTTACAAAAATGCTGGGACGATTGAATTTTTACTAGATCAAAACGGCGAGTTCTATTTCATGGAAATGAACACGCGGATTCAAGTTGAACACCCGGTAACGGAAATGGCCACTGAGATCGATATTGTTAAAGAACAACTAATGATTGCAAGTGGAGCAGAATTATCGATCAAACAAAGCGATGTCCGTTTGACTGGTCACACGATCGAATGTCGCATCAACGCTGAAAATCCTGCTTTTAATTTTGCGCCTTCACCTGGTACGATACAGTACTTAATGATGCCTAGTGGTGGAAATGGATTGAGAGTCGATAGTGCAATGTTTGCTGGAGCAGATATTCCACCGTATTACGATGCGATGATTGCAAAAATCATTACAAAAGGTGCAAATCGTACTGAAGCAATCGCTAAGATGCAACGGGCTTTAGGCGAAATGGTCATCGATGGGATTATCAGCAATCAATTTTTCCAAGAAGATCTATTAATGGATCAAAGATTTGTTAATGGAGAATATGATACAAGCTTTTTACAAGATGTCTTTCTGAAAGAATGGGAACCTCGTATTGAATAA
- the accD gene encoding acetyl-CoA carboxylase, carboxyltransferase subunit beta, translating to MQLFKKRAYIPITKHTQIDEEQDAPMVPDGMFAQCPSCKKAIYTKDLGTQKICPECGYTFRIRAQKRIQLTLDDGSFEEWNQDIPFENPLNFPDYDKKIKKAQMNTDLHEAVLTGKGSIDGLETAICVMDSHFIMGSMGKVVGEKITRTFERATDEKLPVVIFTASGGARMQESILSLMQMAKISGAVARHSDAGLLYVTVLTDPTTGGVTASFAMQGDIILSEPQALVGFAGRRVIEQTIKEELPDDFQLAESVLENGFIDKIVLRRDLKETLSQILRIHQ from the coding sequence ATGCAGTTATTTAAAAAAAGAGCGTATATTCCAATTACTAAACACACACAGATCGATGAAGAACAGGATGCCCCAATGGTACCGGATGGTATGTTTGCGCAATGTCCTAGTTGTAAAAAAGCTATTTATACAAAAGATTTAGGGACACAAAAGATTTGTCCAGAATGCGGGTATACTTTTAGGATCCGAGCTCAAAAACGGATCCAACTAACGCTCGATGATGGCAGTTTTGAAGAATGGAATCAAGATATTCCATTCGAAAACCCTCTTAATTTTCCGGATTATGATAAAAAAATTAAAAAAGCTCAAATGAATACTGATCTTCATGAAGCTGTACTAACCGGAAAAGGATCGATTGATGGATTGGAAACAGCTATTTGTGTGATGGATTCTCATTTCATAATGGGAAGTATGGGAAAAGTAGTTGGTGAAAAAATTACAAGAACATTTGAAAGAGCTACTGATGAAAAACTGCCGGTTGTTATCTTTACTGCCTCTGGTGGAGCCAGAATGCAAGAAAGTATCTTATCGTTGATGCAAATGGCAAAAATAAGCGGAGCTGTTGCACGACATAGTGATGCTGGGCTTTTATATGTCACTGTATTAACCGATCCGACAACTGGTGGTGTAACGGCCAGTTTTGCTATGCAGGGAGATATTATTTTATCTGAACCTCAAGCTTTAGTTGGTTTTGCGGGAAGACGTGTTATTGAACAAACCATAAAAGAAGAACTGCCTGATGATTTTCAGCTTGCAGAGTCGGTTTTAGAAAATGGCTTTATTGATAAAATCGTGTTAAGAAGAGACTTGAAAGAAACCTTGAGTCAAATTTTACGCATCCATCAATAG
- a CDS encoding acetyl-CoA carboxylase carboxyl transferase subunit alpha produces the protein MEIVALSRKTSRLTALEMMESVFSDFIEFHGDRSFHDDKAIVGGIATLNGQSVTVIGNQKGHDIKENILRNFGSPHPEGYRKALRLMKQAEKFHRPVLTFINTAGAYCGVEAEERGQGEAIARNLIEMSKLKVPILSIIIGEGGSGGALALAMGNQVWMMEHTMYSVLSPEGFSSILWKNSSRSKEAAELMKLTAQDLLGLDVIDFILPETNKKGLLSHEHIIKNMRKNIGLALKELSAKTPEQLVEERYQRFRKY, from the coding sequence ATGGAAATCGTTGCTTTATCTAGAAAAACATCACGATTAACCGCTTTAGAAATGATGGAATCCGTTTTTAGCGATTTTATTGAATTCCATGGCGATCGTTCTTTTCATGATGACAAAGCAATTGTAGGTGGAATAGCTACGTTAAATGGACAATCAGTGACTGTCATCGGGAACCAAAAAGGGCATGATATAAAAGAAAATATTTTGCGTAATTTTGGATCTCCTCATCCTGAAGGTTATCGAAAAGCATTGCGTTTAATGAAACAAGCCGAAAAATTTCATCGACCTGTCTTGACTTTCATTAATACTGCTGGAGCTTACTGTGGCGTTGAAGCCGAAGAACGTGGGCAAGGAGAAGCTATTGCACGTAATTTAATCGAAATGAGTAAATTAAAAGTGCCTATCCTGTCTATTATTATTGGTGAAGGTGGTAGTGGCGGAGCTTTAGCTTTAGCTATGGGGAATCAAGTATGGATGATGGAACATACGATGTATTCCGTTCTTTCTCCTGAAGGTTTTTCTTCTATATTATGGAAAAATTCATCCAGATCGAAAGAAGCAGCTGAGTTGATGAAATTGACTGCTCAAGATTTATTAGGTCTTGATGTGATTGACTTTATTTTACCGGAAACCAATAAAAAAGGCTTATTGTCTCATGAGCATATTATTAAAAATATGCGAAAGAATATTGGTCTGGCTTTGAAAGAACTTTCTGCAAAAACACCAGAACAACTCGTTGAAGAACGCTACCAACGGTTTAGAAAATATTGA